In Pseudoxanthobacter soli DSM 19599, a single window of DNA contains:
- the rutR gene encoding HTH-type transcriptional regulator RutR: MTNDGRHDSAALSSPTASTGATAAQPARGRTRIGEANIERILDAATEVFSAYGFHGARIGDIAESAGMSKPNLLYYFPSKEALYTAALSQTLEMWVVPLGEIDDAQEPADALKGYIVRKLEASRARPAASRLFAMEVIQGAPNLMPLLTGPLRDMVDAKVATMTRWIEAGRLAPIDPLHFIFSIWATTQHYADFSVQIRALAGSDLSNEAFFNRTRDALLDVLLKGVLPRK, translated from the coding sequence ATGACGAACGACGGACGACACGATTCCGCCGCGCTCTCCTCCCCGACCGCATCCACCGGGGCGACGGCCGCGCAACCAGCCCGTGGCCGGACGCGGATCGGCGAGGCGAATATCGAGCGCATTCTCGACGCGGCGACGGAGGTGTTCTCGGCCTACGGCTTCCATGGCGCCCGGATCGGCGACATCGCCGAATCCGCGGGCATGTCGAAGCCCAACCTGCTCTACTATTTCCCGTCCAAGGAAGCGCTCTACACCGCCGCCCTGTCGCAGACGCTCGAGATGTGGGTGGTGCCGCTCGGCGAGATCGACGACGCCCAGGAACCGGCGGATGCCTTGAAAGGCTACATCGTGCGCAAGCTCGAAGCCTCGCGGGCGCGGCCAGCGGCCTCGCGGCTGTTCGCGATGGAAGTCATCCAGGGGGCGCCGAACCTGATGCCGCTGCTGACCGGTCCGCTGCGGGACATGGTGGACGCCAAAGTGGCGACGATGACGCGCTGGATCGAGGCGGGGCGGCTCGCTCCCATCGACCCCTTGCATTTCATCTTCTCGATCTGGGCGACGACGCAGCACTATGCCGACTTCTCGGTGCAGATACGCGCCCTCGCCGGCTCCGATCTGTCGAACGAGGCCTTCTTCAACCGCACCCGCGACGCGCTGCTCGACGTGCTGCTGAAGGGTGTGCTGCCGCGGAAATAA